From Drosophila yakuba strain Tai18E2 chromosome 2L, Prin_Dyak_Tai18E2_2.1, whole genome shotgun sequence, one genomic window encodes:
- the LOC6528283 gene encoding gamma-aminobutyric acid type B receptor subunit 1 yields MTSDGAVTFWIFLLCLIASPHLQGGVAGRPDELHIGGIFPIAGKGGWQGGQACMPAARLALDDVNKQPNLLPGFKLILHSNDSECEPGLGASVMYNLLYNKPQKLMLLAGCSTVCTTVAEAAKMWNLIVLCYGASSPALSDRKRFPTLFRTHPSATVHNPTRIKLMKKFGWSRVAILQQAEEVFISTVEDLENRCMEAGVEIVTRQSFLSDPTDAVRNLRRQDARIIVGLFYVVAARRVLCEMYKQQLYGRAHVWFFIGWYEDNWYEVNLKAEGITCTVEQMRIAAEGHLTTEALMWNQNNQTTISGMTAEEFRHRLNQALIEEGYDINHDRYPEGYQEAPLAYDAVWSVALAFNKTMERLTSGKKSLRDFTYTDKEIADEIYAAMNSTQFLGVSGVVAFSSQGDRIALTQIEQMIDGKYEKLGYYDTQLDNLSWLNTEQWIGGKVPQDRTIVTHVLRTVSLPLFVCMCTISSCGIFVAFALIIFNIWNKHRRVIQSSHPVCNTIMLFGVIICLISVILLGIDGRFVSPEEYPQICQARAWLLSTGFTLAYGAMFSKVWRVHRFTTKAKTDPKKKVEPWKLYTMVSGLLSIDLVILLSWQIFDPLQRYLETFPLEDPVSTTDDIKIRPELEHCESQRNSMWLGLVYGFKGLILVFGLFLAYETRSIKVKQINDSRYVGMSIYNVVVLCLITAPVGMVIASQQDASFAFVALAVIFCCFLSMLLIFVPKVIEVIRHPKDKAESKYNPDSAISKEDEERYQKLVTENEELQRLITQKEEKIRVLRQRLVERGDAKGTELNGATGAAPAGAVATTSQPASLINSSAHATPAATLAITQDTHEHRT; encoded by the exons TGTGAGCCTGGTTTGGGCGCCAGCGTGATGTACAATCTGCTCTATAATAAACCGCAAAAGCTGATGCTGCTGGCAGGATGCAGCACGGTCTGCACCACTGTAGCCGAGGCTGCCAAAATGTGGAATCTAATTGTG CTCTGCTACGGGGCCTCGAGCCCGGCTCTGTCGGATCGCAAGCGGTTTCCCACTCTATTCCGCACCCATCCATCGGCCACGGTGCACAATCCCACGCGCATCAAGCTGATGAAGAAGTTCGGCTGGTCACGGGTGGCCATTCTACAACAGGCGGAGGAGGTCTTTATATCG ACCGTGGAGGATCTCGAGAATCGATGCATGGAGGCTGGCGTTGAAATCGTAACTAGACAATCATTTCTATCCGATCCAACAGACGCCGTGCGCAATTTGCGACGCCAGGATGCACGCATCATTGTGGGACTCTTCTACGTGGTGGCCGCCAGGAGGGTTCTCTGCGAGATGTACAAGCAGCAGCTGTATGGGCGAGCTCATGTATGGTTCTTCATTG GCTGGTACGAAGACAACTGGTACGAGGTCAATCTGAAGGCAGAGGGCATCACCTGCACTGTTGAGCAAATGCGCATTGCTGCCGAGGGACATCTGACGACAGAAGCACTCATGTGGAATCAGAACAATCAGACAACTATATCCGGAATGACTGCAGAGGAATTTCG ACATCGACTGAATCAGGCGCTAATCGAAGAGGGTTACGACATCAATCACGATCGCTATCCGGAGGGCTATCAGGAGGCACCCCTGGCCTACGATGCAGTGTGGAGTGTGGCTTTGGCCTTCAACAAAACCATGGAACGATTGACGAGCGGAAAGAAATCTCTGAGGGACTTTACCTATACGGACAAGGAAATTGCCGATGAAATATACGCTGCCATGAACTCCACACAGTTTCTGGGTGTATCT GGCGTGGTGGCATTCAGTTCTCAAGGCGATCGTATTGCTCTTACTCAGATCGAACAGATGATAGACGGCAAGTACGAGAAATTGGGATACTACGACACTCAGTTGGATAACCTATCCTGGTTGAATACTGAACAGTGGATTGGTGGCAAG GTTCCTCAAGATCGCACAATTGTCACCCATGTTCTACGCACTGTGTCCTTGCCATTATTTGTGTGCATGTGCACAATATCCAGTTGTGGCATATTCGTTGCCTTCGCCTTGATCATCTTTAATATATGGAATAAGCATAGAAG AGTAATACAATCCTCGCATCCCGTTTGCAATACGATCATGTTATTTGGTGTCATCATCTGTCTAATATCTGTCATCTTACTGGGTATCGACGGACGCTTTGTCAGCCCCGAGGAATATCCACAG ATTTGTCAAGCGCGGGCTTGGTTACTATCCACCGGTTTTACACTAGCATACGGTGCTATGTTCAGCAAGGTCTGGCGTGTGCATCGCTttacaacaaaagcaaaaactgaCCCAAAG AAAAAAGTGGAACCTTGGAAGCTATACACCATGGTTTCGGGGCTCTTATCAATAGATTTAGTGATATTACTCTCATGGCAGATCTTTGATCCGCTGCAGCGTTATCTCGAAACATTCCCACTCGAAGATCCAGTATCTACTACTGATGATATTAAAATACGTCCAGAGCTTGAGCATTGTGAAAGTCAACGCAACTCCATGTGGTTGG gTCTTGTATATGGCTTCAAGGGGCTAATCCTGGTGTTTGGTCTGTTTTTGGCCTACGAGACACGCTCCATTAAAGTGAAACAGATCAACGATTCGCGTTATGTGGGCATGAGCATCTACAACGTGGTGGTCCTCTGCCTGATAACTGCTCCGGTGGGCATGGTCATTGCATCGCAACAGGACGCGTCCTTTGCCTTCGTTGCTCTAGCTGTGATATTCTGTTGTTTCCTAAGCATGCTGCTGATATTTGTGCCAAAG GTCATTGAGGTCATACGTCATCCCAAGGATAAGGCCGAATCGAAATACAATCCCGATTCAGCCATTTCGAAGGAGGATGAAGAACGCTATCAGAAACTTGTTACAGAAAACGAGGAATTGCAACGATTAATAACACAG AAGGAGGAAAAGATTCGAGTCCTGCGACAGCGGCTGGTGGAGCGGGGCGACGCCAAGGGCACAGAACTGAATGGTGCAACAGGTGCCGCCCCCGCAGGTGCCGTGGCGACCACTTCGCAGCCCGCCTCCCTCATCAACTCATCCGCACATGCCACGCCTGCAGCCACACTCGCAATCACACAAG atACTCATGAGCATCGTACATGA
- the LOC6528284 gene encoding angiopoietin-related protein 1, whose amino-acid sequence MLSKMKSSLVVFLLWILQFQMGQSSPHTCPSGIPDGIYQLKLPGEEPFQVTQCKTTTRDWIVIQRRLDGSINFNQSWINYKDGFGNPNGEFFIGLQKLYLMTREQPHELFIQLKHGTGATEYAHFDDFQVGSETELYKLERVGQYSGTAGDSLKYHINKRFSTFDRDNDESSKNCAAHHGGGWWFHSCLSSSLNGLYFREGETVILNGIHWGRWKFHSLTFVQMMIRPKFF is encoded by the exons ATGTTGAGCAAAATGAAATCGAGCCTTGTTGTGTTTCTTTTATGGATTTTGCAGTTCCAAATGGGTCAGAGTTCACCACACACCTGTCCTAGTGGCATTCCAGATGGAATTTACCAGCTGAAACTGCCAGGAGAAGAACCTTTTCAAGTGACCCAGTGCAAGACGACCACAAGAGATTGGATTGTCATTCAAAGACGCCTGGATGGAAGTATTAACTTCAACCAATCTTGGATTAATTACAAGGATGGATTTGGCAATCCTAATGGAGAATTCTTTATCGGTCTCCAGAAGCTTTATCTGATGACTAGAGAACAACCACACGAACTTTTCATTCAGTTGAAGCATGGCACCGGCGCTACAGAATACGCGCACTTTGATGACTTTCAAGTGGGCAGTGAAACTGAGTTATATAAACTGGAACGGGTGGGACAATATTCTGGAACAGCTGGGGACTCCCTTAAATACCACATAAACAAAAGGTTCTCTACTTTTGATCGTGATAATGACGAGTCTAGTAAGAATTGTGCAGCCCACCATGGCGGTGGTTGGTGGTTTCACTCTTGTTTGTCAAG cTCGCTAAATGGACTTTATTTTAGAGAAGGGGAAACCGTCATCCTTAATGGCATTCACTGGGGTCGCTGGAAATTCCACTCCTTGACTTTTGTTCAAATGATGATAAGACCAAAATTCTTTTAG
- the LOC26536177 gene encoding uncharacterized protein LOC26536177, producing MSDDERKQENRKHVATDPEKNRIAPNDGTDSGRSLTGFSQKDDEPSEPLSSVSLKQGPKVAPKPKKPEIISSTSHTGKDAVPQKDADNEEPGFSKSFRKESVQMQANRNSAASKGEDQKILIKTVPGKSLLKDSDDENVETSSRSKNYPVAKKGSSTRRVREPFDSFNREKYLADLIDYDRSSEEKEPASEPDSTLRRRFLRNNEFNSTSSLECEEEELDLDSAGSATMRGSYRMAQNTGDDRPEILAEIINMGKLKELKDQRESNKGFLNNRRDDKTIDEVKGSKTTGTSRSHVEEVKYKDTASDAEDNNALVKHIGTITKIFSIAQRVEQKKSSKESEESKDETSNDEINKDEINKADEQKPSPEPEVQLEAKKAWTFPITDTSPDIPGEDQPLQEYQMVKIGKRNRKFRNIGINTDISRKTKIKPLPSKSESGDLEAYHADGRLRDIGISTEYHPKRKKYKQRIEPDDVPIDIGQSDDRVREVGVNTKVLPKTIVPPISEMREHKSGQLRDVGANTDKPFWPIDDGTNVTYMRPIKTNMNELNKLIVDPPPDNGPYKMPTKEDSRGYYKGCEYHFPGRTQWRRLFYNRTHGIYELRRPSHWFYTLIFSVLYIVFVILFSLAWFDLIKNDAPRKAPVMKMSQPYISFAPFGTRTSTNTVSFDPRNSTEVMEKYAGIMALLEKYGDHGQSPRFESCTADEKFGYPSGEPCVFLKVNRIIGFKTEPYINSDELVSAKINEVEFTALKRLLENTTSQEDRLNRTWITCHTDKDDVLIEFHPEPAIRTEYTDIEEKIEYVADEGKKSFFGPNDLNRIVALKIKNLKANERVHINCKMWARNIHHKKQGYGQVSFFVLLATNENRERVEKLLRHDDSL from the exons ATGTCGGACGATGAAAGAAAGCAGGAAAACAGAAAGCATGTAGCGACTGATCCAGAAAAGAACAGAATTGCGCCAAATGACGGAACAGATTCTGGAAGATCATTAACGGGCTTTAGTCAgaaagatgatgaacccaGCGAGCCATTATCATCTGTAAGTCTTAAGCAAGGTCCTAAGGTAGcaccaaaaccgaaaaaaccCGAGATAATATCGTCAACTTCGCATACTGGTAAAGATGCAGTGCCCCAGAAAGATGCAGACAATGAAGAGCCCGGCTTTTCTAAGTCATTTAGAAAAGAATCTGTTCAAATGCAGGCAAATAGAAACAGTGCTGCATCAAAAGGTGAAGATCAAAAGATATTAATAAAGACCGTACCCGGAAAATCCCTCCTAAAAGATTCTGACGATGAAAATGTGGAGACATCTAGCCGTTCAAAAAATTACCCAGTAGCAAAAAAAGGATCTTCAACGAGGCGAGTTCGCGAGCCATTTGACTCATTTAATAGGGAAAAGTACCTGGCAGATTTGATCGATTATGATCGATCGTCCGAAGAAAAGGAACCAGCTTCTGAACCAGACAGTACTCTTCGACGTCGTTTTCTCAGAAATAATGAATTCAATTCTACATCAAGTCTGGAATGTGAGGAGGAAGAGCTGGATCTAGATTCAGCTGGATCTGCCACAATGCGAGGAAGCTATCGAATGGCACAGAATACCGGTGACGATCGACCTGAAATCCTAgctgaaataattaatatggGCAAGTTGAAGGAGCTTAAGGACCAACGCGAGTCAAATAAAGGATTTCTTAACAACCGTCGAGATGATAAGACCATTGATGAGGTGAAAGGTTCCAAGACCACAGGAACCAGTAGAAGCCATGTGGAAGAAGTTAAATATAAGGACACCGCAAGTGATGCTGAGGACAATAATGCATTAGTAAAACACATAGGCACAATCACAAAAATCTTTAGTATTGCTCAAAGAGTGGAACAGAAGAAAAGCTCCAAAGAAAGTGAAGAAAGTAAGGACGAAACAAGTAAcgatgaa ataaataaagacgaaataaataaagccgATGAACAAAAACCTTCCCCAGAACCAGAAGTCCAATTGGAGGCAAAGAAAGCTTGGACTTTTCCGATCACAGATACATCGCCAGATATCCCTGGAGAGGATCAGCCCCTGCAAGAATACCAAATGGTTAAAATTGGAAAAAGAAATAGGAAGTTCAGGAATATAGGAATAAATACGGATATAAgcagaaaaaccaaaatcaaaccACTTCCCAGCAAGTCTGAAAGTGGTGACCTAGAAGCATACCACGCCGATGGAAGATTGCGAGATATAGGGATATCTACTGAATATCATCCAAAGCGGAAGAAATATAAACAAAGAATAGAACCAGACGATGTTCCTATTGATATAGGACAAAGCGATGATCGGGTAAGGGAAGTTGGAGTGAATACTAAAGTCCTGCCAAAAACCATAGTTCCACCGATTTCCGAAATGCGTGAGCACAAAAGTGGTCAATTAAGGGACGTTGGGGCCAACACAGATAAGCCATTTTGGCCAATCGACGACGGCACCAATGTGACCTACATGAGACCGATAAAAACCAATATGAACGAATTGAATAAACTGATTGTGGATCCACCACCGGATAATGGGCCCTACAAGATGCCAACCAAAGAAGACAGTCGAGGTTACTACAAAGGCTGTGAATATCATTTTCCTGGCAGAACTCAATGGCGCAGGCTTTTCTACAATAGAACCCATGGAATTTATGAATTACGCCGTCCAAGTCATTGGTTCTACACACTAATTTTCTCCGTTTTGTATATTGTCTTTGTCATTCTTTTTTCGTTGGCCTGGTTCGATTTAATCAAAAATGACGCACCCAGGAAGGCGCCCGTGATGAAGATGTCTCAACCATATATAAGTTTCGCTCCTTTCGGTACACGAACAAGTACCAATACGGTGTCATTTGATCCCAGAAACAGCACGGAAGTCATGGAAAAGTATGCTGGGATAATGGCTCTCCTGGAAAAATATGGAGACCATGGCCAAAGCCCGCGTTTTGAATCTTGTACAGCCGATGAAAAGTTTGGATATCCCAGCGGCGAACCGTGTGTTTTTCTAAAAGTAAATCGGATTATTGGATTTAAGACCGAACCCTACATCAATTCCGATGAGCTGGTCAGTGCTAAGATCAACGAGGTTGAGTTTACGGCCCTAAAAAGGTTATTGGAAAACACCACATCACAGGAGGATCGTCTAAATCGCACTTGGATTACTTGCCACACAGATAAGGACGatgttttaattgaatttcatcCAGAGCCGGCGATAAGAACGGAATACACCGATATTGAAGAGAAAATTGAGTATGTCGCTGATGAGGGTAAAAAGTCATTCTTTGGCCCAAACGATCTAAATCGCATAGTGGCTCTCAAGATAAAAAATCTAAAAGCAAACGAGCGTGTTCAcattaattgcaaaatgtgGGCTCGTAACATCCATCATAAGAAGCAGGGTTATGGTCAAGTTTcgttttttgtgttattggCTACAAACGAAAACCGCGAAAGGGTGGAAAAATTGCTCCGACATGATGACtcattataa